A region from the Nostoc sp. HK-01 genome encodes:
- a CDS encoding anti-sigma-factor antagonist: MQAVLECPKITVIRPQGKLNAVNALEFERDLTAALTPNDVSILLVDLAAVESLDSAGLMALVSALKLAQNLGQSLKLCSVSPALKIIFELTQLDGVFEFEDTIDLAFVNP; this comes from the coding sequence ATGCAAGCAGTGCTGGAATGCCCAAAAATTACAGTTATTCGGCCACAGGGCAAACTCAATGCCGTTAACGCATTGGAATTTGAACGAGATTTGACAGCAGCATTAACACCAAATGATGTCTCAATCTTGCTTGTGGATTTGGCAGCAGTAGAATCATTAGACAGTGCAGGCTTAATGGCATTGGTGTCTGCACTAAAGCTGGCTCAAAACTTGGGGCAAAGTTTAAAGCTATGTTCTGTTTCTCCCGCCTTGAAAATTATCTTTGAATTAACCCAACTTGATGGGGTGTTTGAGTTTGAAGATACAATTGATTTAGCTTTTGTTAACCCTTAA
- a CDS encoding ribonuclease E, producing the protein MPKQIIIAEQHQIAAVFSEDQIQELVVATGHHQIGDIYLGVVENVLPGIDAAFVNIGDPERNGFIHVTDLGPLKLKRTAAAITELLAPQQKVLVQVMKEPTGTKGPRLTGNITLPGRYVVLMPYGRGVNLSRRIKSENERNRLRALAILIKPAGMGLLVRTEAEGKPEEAIMEDLELLQKQWEAIQQEAQSTRAPALLNRDDDFIQRVLRDMYGADVNRIVVDSSTGLKRVKQYLQNWSGGQTPQGLLIDHHRDRSPILEYFRINAAIREALKPRVDLPSGGYIIIEPTEALTVIDVNSGSFTRSATARETVLWTNCEAATEIARQLRLRNIAGVIVVDFIDMESRRDQLHVLEHFNKALKADKARPQIAQLTELGLVELTRKRQGQNIYELFGGTCQTCGGLGHIVHLPGENENRLPTPAEVPERFVSLPQREPRLPVARITEPRESFDSFGDNFDADTDLSSLNLVNHPSYHELGDNNKRGGRTNRRRRIGINGANGKDETRLAPNSLGFENDTELDLDNDVDLSPTPEIPAPSLGKSGWTERVERNKVIKTEPVKPVVEPPEIRTVEMTLEEQDVFALMGISPLVKLDREVKNPKSVIINVVQPGQGASTAPETPSATIITETPNKEVNISPPEELEQQSPPPEKVELDGFATNAEESEANLTATGSRRRRRRSSAVDSNSEDS; encoded by the coding sequence ATGCCAAAACAAATTATCATCGCAGAGCAGCATCAAATTGCTGCCGTATTTTCGGAAGATCAAATACAAGAACTCGTTGTAGCCACAGGCCATCACCAAATTGGTGATATCTACTTAGGTGTAGTAGAAAACGTATTACCCGGAATTGACGCAGCTTTTGTAAATATTGGTGATCCAGAACGTAACGGCTTTATTCATGTCACAGACTTAGGCCCTTTGAAGCTAAAGCGGACAGCCGCCGCCATTACAGAACTATTAGCACCCCAGCAAAAAGTTCTGGTGCAAGTTATGAAAGAGCCAACCGGCACAAAAGGGCCGAGGCTAACAGGTAACATTACTTTACCTGGACGTTATGTAGTACTGATGCCTTATGGTCGGGGTGTAAATTTATCCCGCCGGATTAAAAGTGAAAATGAGCGCAATCGCCTGCGGGCGTTAGCAATTTTAATCAAACCGGCAGGGATGGGTTTGTTGGTACGAACAGAAGCCGAAGGCAAACCCGAAGAAGCCATTATGGAAGACTTGGAATTGCTGCAAAAACAATGGGAGGCAATTCAACAAGAAGCACAATCGACCCGTGCGCCAGCACTACTGAACCGGGATGATGACTTTATCCAGCGGGTATTGCGAGATATGTACGGTGCAGATGTCAACCGAATTGTGGTCGATTCCAGCACTGGACTGAAGCGGGTGAAACAGTACTTGCAGAACTGGAGTGGCGGACAGACACCACAAGGATTGTTAATTGATCATCACCGCGATCGCTCACCCATATTAGAATACTTCCGCATCAATGCCGCTATTCGGGAAGCACTCAAACCAAGAGTAGATTTACCTTCTGGCGGCTACATCATTATTGAGCCAACAGAAGCCCTGACAGTAATTGATGTTAACTCTGGTTCCTTCACGCGATCGGCAACAGCCAGAGAAACAGTGTTGTGGACAAACTGCGAAGCCGCCACAGAAATTGCCCGCCAATTGCGACTGCGAAATATCGCCGGAGTCATTGTTGTAGACTTCATCGATATGGAATCACGGCGCGATCAACTGCACGTTCTAGAGCATTTCAACAAAGCACTCAAAGCAGACAAAGCACGTCCTCAAATCGCTCAACTTACAGAACTTGGCTTAGTAGAATTGACTCGGAAGCGTCAAGGGCAAAATATATACGAATTGTTTGGTGGAACTTGTCAAACCTGTGGTGGTTTAGGACATATAGTCCATTTACCAGGAGAAAACGAAAACCGCTTACCAACACCAGCAGAAGTGCCTGAGCGTTTCGTATCCTTGCCCCAAAGAGAACCTCGTTTGCCAGTAGCGCGGATCACAGAACCAAGAGAAAGCTTTGATAGCTTTGGTGACAATTTTGATGCTGACACCGATTTAAGCTCCTTGAATTTAGTCAATCATCCCAGCTATCACGAATTGGGTGATAACAATAAGCGTGGTGGTCGCACTAACCGTCGTAGACGCATTGGCATCAATGGCGCAAATGGTAAAGATGAAACAAGGCTGGCTCCTAATTCGTTAGGTTTTGAGAATGATACCGAGCTAGATCTGGATAATGACGTTGACTTAAGCCCAACACCAGAAATTCCAGCACCTAGCTTAGGTAAATCAGGTTGGACAGAAAGAGTCGAACGCAATAAAGTCATCAAAACAGAACCAGTCAAACCAGTGGTTGAACCACCGGAGATTAGAACCGTAGAAATGACTTTAGAAGAACAAGATGTTTTTGCTTTGATGGGAATATCTCCCTTAGTGAAATTGGATAGGGAAGTCAAAAATCCCAAGTCGGTGATTATTAACGTTGTTCAGCCTGGACAAGGAGCAAGTACAGCCCCAGAAACGCCCTCCGCTACAATTATTACCGAAACTCCCAATAAAGAAGTAAACATCTCACCGCCAGAAGAGTTAGAGCAACAATCTCCACCACCAGAAAAAGTTGAGTTAGATGGATTTGCTACTAATGCTGAAGAATCTGAAGCAAATCTAACTGCCACAGGTAGCCGTCGCCGCCGTCGTCGTTCCTCTGCTGTAGATTCTAATTCTGAGGACAGTTAA
- a CDS encoding ribonuclease HII/HIII, with protein sequence MEIEIKQTAVVPAGLAELPWLEFTPDLFGIPGLIAGVDEVGRGALFGPVVAAAVILPDSAFPELIASGINDSKKLSSSRRTKLAAQICQLATDWRIGFAATAEIDQINILQATLLAMKRAVLKLKVQPVICLVDGNQAIKDLQIPQQTIVKGDERSLCIAAASIVAKVWRDDLILRLAAKYPQYDLAKNKGYGSPKHLQALRDYGASSLHRKSFSPCQIQQ encoded by the coding sequence ATGGAGATAGAAATTAAACAAACTGCTGTTGTACCAGCAGGCTTGGCTGAACTCCCTTGGTTGGAGTTCACACCTGATTTATTCGGTATCCCAGGATTAATTGCGGGTGTCGATGAAGTCGGGCGTGGTGCTTTATTTGGGCCTGTTGTTGCAGCAGCAGTCATCTTACCTGACAGCGCTTTTCCAGAACTCATCGCCTCTGGCATTAACGATAGTAAAAAGCTGTCTAGTTCTCGCAGAACTAAGTTAGCAGCACAGATTTGTCAGCTGGCAACAGACTGGAGAATCGGTTTTGCTGCAACTGCTGAAATTGATCAAATAAATATTTTGCAGGCGACACTGTTAGCCATGAAACGGGCTGTACTTAAATTGAAAGTACAGCCTGTAATATGCTTGGTTGACGGTAATCAAGCAATTAAAGATTTGCAAATACCACAACAAACAATAGTCAAAGGAGATGAGCGATCGCTCTGCATCGCAGCTGCTAGTATTGTGGCTAAAGTCTGGCGTGACGACTTGATACTGCGTTTAGCCGCAAAATATCCACAGTACGACTTAGCAAAAAATAAAGGATATGGTAGCCCCAAACATTTACAGGCGCTACGAGATTACGGCGCTTCATCTCTACATCGTAAATCTTTCAGCCCTTGCCAAATTCAGCAGTAA
- a CDS encoding prephenate dehydratase, with protein sequence MSLSIAHLGPPGTYAEQAAVLYVNWLSKTTGIAATLCPYPSIAQSLQAVATRETELAVVPVENSIEGSVTMTMDALWQLDSLRIQLALVMPIVHTLISCAPSLDHIQKVYSHPQALAQCQNWLGKILPTVQIIPNNSTTEALQLLQQDVTAAAIASSRAAQLYNLPILAQGINDYPENCTRFWVVSQNQPTSEYQINTLNPTHSSLAFSVPANIPGALIKPLQVFAELGINLSRIESRPTKRSLGEYVFFIDLETDITKPKMQSAIADLMGYIEILKIFGSYGVLSVNVVEA encoded by the coding sequence ATGTCTTTATCTATTGCTCATCTAGGGCCACCAGGCACTTATGCAGAACAAGCAGCAGTTTTATATGTCAATTGGTTGAGCAAAACTACAGGAATTGCAGCTACTTTATGCCCATATCCCAGCATAGCTCAATCACTCCAAGCGGTGGCTACTAGAGAAACTGAGTTAGCGGTTGTACCAGTAGAAAATTCCATTGAAGGTAGTGTCACGATGACAATGGATGCACTGTGGCAATTGGACAGTTTGCGAATTCAATTGGCATTAGTGATGCCTATTGTCCATACTTTAATTTCTTGCGCTCCCAGTTTAGATCACATTCAGAAGGTGTATTCTCACCCCCAGGCTTTAGCACAATGTCAAAATTGGTTAGGTAAAATCCTGCCAACTGTACAAATCATACCGAACAATTCCACAACAGAAGCCCTACAATTACTCCAACAAGATGTAACAGCAGCGGCGATCGCTTCTTCTAGAGCTGCCCAACTCTATAATTTGCCGATTCTTGCTCAAGGAATTAATGACTATCCAGAAAACTGTACTCGCTTTTGGGTAGTGAGTCAAAATCAGCCAACATCTGAATATCAGATAAATACATTAAATCCTACTCATAGCTCTCTAGCTTTTAGCGTCCCTGCAAACATTCCTGGTGCGTTAATCAAGCCTTTGCAAGTATTTGCTGAACTAGGCATTAATCTTAGCAGAATTGAATCTCGCCCTACCAAGCGATCGCTAGGAGAATATGTATTTTTTATCGACCTAGAGACAGATATTACAAAACCCAAAATGCAATCTGCTATAGCCGATTTAATGGGTTACATAGAAATTTTAAAAATTTTTGGTAGCTATGGGGTTTTATCTGTCAACGTTGTGGAAGCATAA
- a CDS encoding peptidase S16 lon domain-containing protein, which yields MTSSSRIAVRELPLFPLPEVVLFPTRPLPLHIFEFRYRIMMNTILESDRRFGVLMVDPVKGTIANVGCCAEIIHYQRLPDDRMKMLTLGQQRFRVLEYVREKPYRVGLVQWIEDEPPAKDLRPLGAEVEQLLKDVVRLSAKLTEQNIELPEELPDLPIELSYWVASNLYGVAAEQQSLLEMQDTAARLEREAEILTSTRNHLAARSVLKDTFNQKS from the coding sequence ATGACATCTTCTTCTAGAATTGCTGTTCGTGAACTACCTCTGTTCCCGTTACCCGAAGTAGTTCTTTTTCCTACTAGACCATTACCATTACATATCTTTGAATTCCGCTACCGAATCATGATGAATACGATTTTGGAAAGCGATCGCAGGTTTGGAGTACTAATGGTCGATCCAGTAAAAGGCACGATTGCAAATGTTGGCTGTTGTGCAGAAATCATCCATTACCAGCGCCTACCAGACGACCGGATGAAAATGCTGACTTTGGGACAACAAAGGTTTCGGGTCTTAGAGTATGTACGGGAAAAGCCTTATCGCGTCGGTTTGGTACAGTGGATAGAAGATGAACCACCAGCCAAAGACTTACGCCCTTTAGGTGCAGAAGTTGAACAACTGCTTAAAGATGTAGTGCGTCTCTCTGCCAAATTAACAGAACAAAACATTGAACTGCCAGAAGAATTACCAGATTTGCCAATAGAGCTATCTTATTGGGTAGCGAGTAATCTTTATGGTGTGGCTGCTGAACAACAGTCATTGCTAGAAATGCAAGATACAGCTGCTCGCTTAGAACGAGAAGCAGAAATTTTAACTTCTACTCGTAATCATTTAGCAGCTCGTTCTGTACTAAAAGATACTTTTAATCAGAAATCTTAA